A segment of the Triticum urartu cultivar G1812 chromosome 1, Tu2.1, whole genome shotgun sequence genome:
CATGGCGCCCATAACAGCTTGTAGGAGCCCCTGTCGCAGTCCGCCCCGAGCTCGTAAGCCATGGCCGCCCTGACCTTGAGCTCGCAAGCCATGGCGGATGGGAGCAGCACCCCCATGGAGGAGGTGCAGCGTGAGGTGCGAAGGGGGGAGTGCTCGGTGCTGCCTGGTGCTATGTCGGAGGAGGCGAGACGGAAACAGATAGGGAAAGCGAGGTCACGGgcgcgaggaagaagaagtggaTGCGGGCGTTGGGGAGAAGATAAGGTACACGTGTTCCCTTCCTAGTGGCTAGCGCCAGCGTGGCGAAGTGACCGGCCCGAGCGTTCAGCCGGCGCACCGCGCGTAAACGTTTTCCTAGAATCTTCTGTTGTGACTTTTTCCTTGCGGCAATGACGTTTACTGTACAGCACACTGCCCTTGAGGACTCATCAACCACAATAGGTTCATAACATTGGCGAATCTAGGGAAAAAAATGGAGGGCATGCTCAAAGTTATTTAAAAATACTAAAAAATTGTTGCTATCACTAGTATAGAATAGTCCTGCGATGGTTTTACTTTCCGACTGTATACAACAGTCGATGTACATAGACCATGTGTGCCAACCCATCTTCTGTAAGGAGAATCAGGGGAGCCGTTTACATGTTAGTATGCATCTCCTAATTGAACCTATATTCCTTGTGTGTTTAAACTTGTGGAGTTCTTTGCATTCACTTAGCAGGAGGCTTTCATATAGTTTGTCAAGTCAAGAGATGTGAATCATATTTTAAATTCTTCAACTTATCAAGGCTGGCACACCAGCTCTTGGCAATGAGGTCACTCTAAACCTCGTCGTAATACTTCCGCTCTTGGCTTTTGAGACCTGTACTGGACACTTGGTGGTGACAAAGTTCTTGGATATGTTTTTCTAGCGGACAAGCCGAAAGGTGTGTAATCCCTCTAACAAACTGGTTATGTTTGCACTACGTTGATTGACAAGAGCAACTGGTTAATTTTTGTAAGACATAAGTGGTTCCTCTTTAAGAAGAGGTATATATGTTTTCCCAAGGGTAAATTTATCGAAAGGTTGAAGTTCCATCATTACGAGTGTACAAAATTCTAGTAGATTTACCAACACATTTCCATTTAATCACACATAAATCAAATTTATCATTGCAATTTTGCACTCGTGATATGTTTTGTCATGATCAAAACCTACACAAGAATAAACATTGCCTGGTAATAAAAAATGGTTGTACTTATAAGTTATAACCATGAAAAGGTAACAATTATTTCCTACATAACAATTTGTTCCTCGAGAAATAAGAAGATCAACATATGCTAACACCAGTTATCCATCTTGATCGTGCTAGGGGATATATAATGAGTTCTTGCCAAAAAAGTTCTAGCAAAATGATACTAGAATTAAATTGGAGCAAGAAAAATGGAGTAATGTAACTGCATTTTATTAGAGAACTAAAATATTTAAACCTATGTAGCATACTGGGTCACGGTTGGTCTATGAAAATTCCAAGTGCCACCATATCATCACCGGTTTTTGTAAGCTTCTTGCCCATTAGAATAGAAATCCCCGCTAGCGCCCTCCCGCATTGAAGCATAGGCCAGGCAATTGGACGGAGGAGGTGTATAAAAGTAGGAGGCGACCATGGCCATTAGTTGGAAGGGTGCAAATGAGAGAGGCATATGGAGAGGGGATGAGGCTATTTGACAAAGCATGCTCGATATGAGGCGGTATGTCGTGAATATCAAAGGTGGCATAGGACCCCCCCCCTCTCGCACGTGAACTAGTATGAGGTTTCTCTAATGCTCGATAGAGTTCGATCCACACTGAAAGGAGGGCAAAATAGCATGGCTGTAGGGTGGGGCCATTAAAATGATATCTAACCCATCAACGATAAATATTGCACCCATGAGAGCAAAGCTATGCAGTAAACACGACCAAGCAGCTCCCATCGCTCAAGTTCCCTAGTAGACACTGAGTAGTGTAGCGACACTTCTTAACCAAAGTAACTTCTGTATGTAGATAACGATGGGCCACAATGATTATATAGTTCAGTAACAAGGAAAGTTAAACATATGAATCTCTCTATTAATTCATATCCGAGGAGTTGCTTAATAATACACACCATGCATCTCCTGAAACAGTGCACATGAAAACAAATACCTAATTGGGAAAATGACAAGGGCATAAAGAATGATCGAGCATGTCTCCTTCCTTGGTCAAAAGCAACCTCTTCCGTATGTAGATAAGGTGGGCCACAATGACTATATAGTTCAATAACAAAGAAAATTAAACTTTTGAATCTCTTTATTAATTCATACCCGAGCACTTCCTTAATAGTGCACACCATGCATCTCATGAAATAGTGCAAGGATTTTTTTACCTAATCGAGGAAAATGACAAGGACATAACGAATGATAGATGGTGTCCAATACAGGGGGTGGCCAATGCCCAGGAGCACGACCTCATCCAAGACCCAGCGTGCGGAGCAAACCCTAGAGGGAGAGGGTGACCTTTGTGATGTCCAAGAAAGGAGGGCGGCAACACCCTCGATCGCATCTACCTTGTAAAACCATAGACCTCTCCTGCCTATATAAAGGAAGGTCTAGGGTACCCATCAATCATCTATCCACATATAGAAAAACTCTTGGTAGCAATTTCATACAACATTGTAACCCCTCGCACGAGGTATCCCTCCACTATGAATCATCAAAAccagcaggatgtagggtattactcTCTGAAGGCCCGAACTTGGAAAAACCCTCGTGTGACCTCCGATCCATGACTTTCAGCTGCGCTTGGACCCCTACCGAGGGAACTGACGAGATTTCGCTCCGTCAATGATCGGGCATGTATCCTTCTATGGTGAAAAGCAACCGCTTTTTGGCATTACTCATCGATAATAGAACAGGTTCATTGGCACTTCCACCTCATTATCTTGGACTAGTCTGAACCTCCCACATCTTCATCTttgccccaactcattattatcAACTATAGTTATTTCTAGTATGTCCTTCCATTTTATCATCTATTATCATATGAACGACACTCCCAAGAAATGCTCATGTTAACCAGAGAAAAATATGAAATATGAGCTATCAACCAAGTTACAATGGCCCAAATGAACTTCAGTAGGATTGAATCAACTCATGTCACCGAAAGAATAATAAAACACTACCCCGTGTTTCCTTCAAAAGACTTCCATGCCAGTATATGTTCACCTATTGTTTCTTTTGCCATCTCCGCCATCTCATATATATTCTCCTATGCATACGTCATTCCAACCCTAGGTCCTATGAGCATGACAAAATGAATACCAGTGAGTGCTGGTCATTGCCCATGATGTCTCCATTCTCCGCTATCAGACAAACAAAGGCAATACTACGAGACAACTGGGATATACAATGAGGAGCAGGCAAGGCATTATAGCTATTTGGGAACTATGTATAGTGGATCCTCAATTATATTGTACCTAAAGTATTTTAAAGCAATAACACACTAAATAGTGGCGGTGCTTTGACTATAAAAAGGAAAAGCCAACATGCATGATTTAGATAATGTAGTGGAAGTTTATAGGATTTGGACTATTGAGTAGATGATAGGTTTTTCAAGTATTTTTGCAATTGTATCTTATTTTATATAGTCAATAAATATTGAGCATCATTTCAAAGATTCTTGTGTTTTGTCATTGGGTGAATACAATTTTGTAATGAAGGCAACAATCATGTATGATATATTACTCAAGGAAACATATAGAGACAACATATACGCCAACTTAAGTGTGGTAATTGAAAATAATTGTATTTTTATGAAATCAGGGACATGAAACAAACACTATATTAAGATAACGACACATATAAGGTGAAATACATTGTTTCTTACAAACATTAAATTATTGACTTTCCAAACAGGAACTTTAGCCATACTGTCTTCAGCATATTATGTTACCATCTTTTGGAAGGAAATTCGTTTATATGCTTACCTTAATGCTATAGCTTCACAAACATTTCCCAAACCTATGATCTACTACATCTTATTCATACATTGCCAAGAGGAAAACAAGTCGATCCTTGTTGACATGGAGGAGCAGAATTTCCCATGCCATCCGTTACAACTCCAGTTGACCCCAACATATGATGCTCACTCCACACTGGCTGCTGATTTATTTGGTGACTATATATGAAAGGTGGCCATAACTGAGGCTGGTTGTTCATGACTATGGATGAGCTTATCGGAGCCTGCAACCCGAAGCTTGTTTCATTGTTGAGACCGGTAGAACCAAGCATTTGCAAGGGACCAGAACTATTATTCATCGACCATGGGTCCTCATCATGTAGCCCAACATCGTTGATGCTATAACGTTGCGTCCCAAACGAGGCTCTTTTATGTAGCCTCCTAAAGTACTTTTGTGCATGGCTTGAGACTTGAACATGAGTTTTAGTAGTGACAAAGTGCTTGGATATGTTTTTCCAGTCACCACGACCGTAGACACCTAGCCCACGGAGAAACAACCTACAAAAACAAGGTTCATTAGAATTTGTTAGACTAAGTTGTGGAATGCAAAGATGAATGGTCGATTGAGTTGTTTTATTGAAGCAACCAATAAATTTAGAGACACAAAATATCCCGACTTACGTAATATATGTTTCTAACCATTTCAACAACACACATGCTTATCAGAAATCCTTAGATGAATGAACATTTTGGAACATAGATGACCATATCAAACTACAACTAAACACTATCTTAGCAATTTTGTATGGTTCTACATGTTATCAATCTTTTGAATAGGGGCAAGTAATGCCATATTGGAGTTTTCTGGCCTTATTTATTACATTTATGTTACCTAATTTCAAATCATTATATTTGACAACTCACAAATAAATGTAAGGGATGTAAGTTTGTCAGTCTAAAACTTGTATGGGAGGTGTAGAGATATATCATCAAAAACTTAACCTAACTCTCACATATATTAAATCTGCACAACATGATTAATTAGTATATGGTGATTTAATATAAAGAACAATCTAAACTACATGACAAAAGTCAGAGTAGACATTGATTACTTGTGTTCGTCGATGGTCCAAAACCTCCCTTGGCGTGGGGGAACAACTAGTTGATCACTAGTAATATTGTTCTCCAAAATCTGCATCTTGTTCTTGTCTACCATCAATGGTGCTTCCTTCGTCTCCGTGATCCTCGTATCCTCCAATGCATGACCAAATATCAATTCATTATCATTCATGGTTGCTGCTTCCTCCTCCTCTCGTACCGCATAGCCGTCAATCACATGGTCACCCATGGTATTGATGCCACATATGTTGCTAGCACCAATCTCCTGACCCGACACCCCAAAGTTATTGTTCACTAGGTTAATGGGGCCAACACTATGTGTGTTTCCACCAACAACATGTCTCTCCTCCCTCGAATGCATCATATACGATTCCACGGCGAGATTGACATAAAGATCTGTTACCTGCTGCCTTGTCTTTGAAGGGAATAATTCATGGAGAGCATCCACGATGTTGTTGTGCCTCTTGTTCTTGTCATCATACACGATTGTGTGGCTGTTGTGCCCAACAATGAGTGACCTTGCCTCCTCTTCCTCTGATGAGGTCCACCCTTGGTTGACCAATGGATCCATGAGACTAGATAGGTCAAAACTACAGACTTGTGGGTAGTATGAACTATGAAGAATGCTTAGAGAATGGGGACGGAGAGAGGACTAGGATAGTGTATTTATAGTCCTTCCAGGTACGGAACCTACTTTCACTAATTAATTTGATGCATTGGTAGATTGTCGGGCCACAAAAATAGAGATTTAACTAAAACTAATAAACTGCTTATGAATCTCATTGGAAGACACCGACACATGTGAAGTTGAACTCAAGATTTTATCATTTATTTAAGATTTTTTCGGTTTGGCGACATGCAATTGTAGATAGGAAGACTGCTAGAGACAACACACGCAGGCCTGTTGAGTGTTGATAAATCTCAATCTTGCCAGAGAGAAGACACCTGTGTTGTGCATGCGTGACATATGTGCTCCTCTCATCGCAGTGTAAGCCTGAAACCATGGTATTCGCCGCCCGCACATAGGTATAGCACACAAGATTTTCATCCGGTTTGGTCATCGGTGGCCCATATATCAATGTCGATTTTTATGTACGTACACATGTCAACGACATTTTGTTGTGTATGTATTTGCAAATAATTTATTAATATCCTCCACTGAGTAACTATGCCACACATATGATCCACTCATTACCAGTGAATGTAAGCATATCTTTTCTATTAATGTTGGTGATCACTTATCTCGCATACAACACACGAAATTCCATTGATATGCAATGGGTCCTTTGAAACCAACTAATACATGCTCCACTAAAATATATACATATCTACATATGCATTTAATAACCcatgaattcaaaaaattgaCACCATGATGTTGCAGCGCCCTCTATCTCTCTCCAAATAATTTCAAGGTAATCTACATGATATGCACATTAAATTATTGTGTTATTTTCTAGATATGGTCACTATTCAGAGGGCTTTGAAGGCGCTGTTGCTATCACTAATATAGAATAGGGCTTTGAAGGGGGTTCTCAGACACAGTCCTGTGATGGTTTTACTTCTGATTACAATACTAGTTGTAAATAGACCATGTGTGCCAACACATATTCTTCAAAGAGAATCAGGGGAGCCATTTAAAATCATGTTAGGATGCATCTCCTAACTGAACCTATGTTTCTTGTGTTTCCGAAGTTGGAGAGTTCTTTGCATTCTCTGAGAAGGAGGCTTTCATATAATTTGTCAAGTCAAGATATGGGCATCATATTTTAAATTCTCCAACTTATCAAGGCTAGCACACCAGCTCTTTGCAACGAGGTTACTCTAAATCTCATCGAAATAGTTTTGCACATTGCTTGAGACCTGCACTGAAGTCTTGGTATCAACAAAATGATTGGATATGTTTTCAAGTGGAAAGGCGAAAGGGTGTGTAATCCTCCGGTGAACTGGTTACATTTTATAAGGGTTTAGGTCGATCTAGTAGGCGTTTTGTCGATTGACAGTAGAAAGCTTTTGATTTTTGTAAGACATAAGTGGTTACTCTTTAAGAAGAGCAATATATGTTTTCCCAAGGGGAAAATTATTGAAAGGTCAAAGTTCCATCATTACGAGTGTAAAAAAATTACTTGATTTACCAACATATTTGCATTTATTCACACATATAACAAATTTGTCATTGTCAATTTTACAGTTGTGATATGTGTTGTCATGCCAAAAACCTACACAAGAATAAACACTGTCTATTATTAAAAATGGATGTACTCATAGTTTATAACCATGAAAAAGTAACAATTATTTCCTACGTATAACAGCTTGTTCCTCATAAAATAAGAAGATCAACATATGGTAACACCAGCTACCCATCTTGCACGTGCAAGAGGATATATAATGAGTTCTTGCAAAAAACCTtctgtaagggcatatttatccctacggtgttttggtgattgatgacaatgcatttgcggactaatcgggTGCTTTGGTTTCTTTCAGATATTCATCCTTTGGCACGCAATGATTTTTTCCCCCTCGGCGCTctactcaagacggtgtagcttccttcgtgactttgttggtggactaag
Coding sequences within it:
- the LOC125533061 gene encoding uncharacterized protein LOC125533061, with translation MDPLVNQGWTSSEEEEARSLIVGHNSHTIVYDDKNKRHNNIVDALHELFPSKTRQQVTDLYVNLAVESYMMHSREERHVVGGNTHSVGPINLVNNNFGVSGQEIGASNICGINTMGDHVIDGYAVREEEEAATMNDNELIFGHALEDTRITETKEAPLMVDKNKMQILENNITSDQLVVPPRQGRFWTIDEHK